A single genomic interval of Adhaeribacter pallidiroseus harbors:
- a CDS encoding 2-oxoglutarate dehydrogenase E1 component yields MSSFSYIANADASYIDELYKAYQQNPESVDFGWRKFFEGYDFSVKYTSENGHAAPSTNGTSKTAPASTTATSDIDRELKVRNLIQAYRSRAHLLSKTNPVRPRKDRNALLDLKDFGLSEADLDIVFQAGEAIGIGASSLRDIIAALNKIYTQSIGFEYMYIRDPEVLDWFRDKIEKEFLNFNPPLEYKKRILKKLNEAVVFENFLHTKFLGQKRFSLEGGETTIPALDAIIDKASELGVEEFMIGMAHRGRLNVLANTLGKTYEQIFSEFEGTAVPDLTMGDGDVKYHMGYSSEVTTASGKKVNLKLAPNPSHLEAVNPVVEGFVRAKIDSMYNNDYKKILPILIHGDAALAGQGIVYEVTQMSLLEGYKTGGTIHFVINNQVGFTTDFEDARSSIYSTDVAKIVDAPVLHVNGDDPEAVVYAVQVATEYRQRFHADIFVDMVCYRRHGHNESDEPKFTQPQLYNLISKHPNPRELYNKTLINRGEVDAQLAENMDKEFRDLLQDRLNLVKQKPLPYNYQVLEKEWQVLRRSKPEDFEKSPDTSISQEVVDKVGKALSTIPEGFKPLKQIEKLLKERQDMFFNTQTLNWAAAELLAYGSLLLENKIVRLGGQDVQRGTFSHRHAVLHDAETNSGYNSLNYIDEQQEKMRIYNSLLSEYGALGFEFGYAMANPNALAIWEAQFGDFANGTQVMIDQFITPSESKWQRMNGVVMLLPHGYEGQGPEHSNARPERFLQLAAEYNIFVTNITLPANFFHVLRRQLALPFRKPLINMAPKSMLRHPLAVSPISDFTTGTFKEVIGDTYAEASEVKKVILCSGKFYYDLYDEQQKNNRQDVAIIRLEQLHPFPHPQLEAELSKYNDPKVYWAQEEPSNMGYWAYVLRALRLKNILQDFIARKASASPATGYLKIHNKEQRELIEKAFAI; encoded by the coding sequence ATGAGTAGTTTCTCGTATATTGCTAATGCAGACGCATCGTACATTGATGAGTTGTATAAAGCCTACCAACAAAATCCCGAATCGGTAGATTTTGGCTGGCGTAAGTTTTTTGAGGGGTACGATTTCTCCGTTAAATATACGTCAGAAAATGGCCATGCGGCACCATCCACCAATGGTACCAGCAAAACCGCTCCCGCAAGTACTACTGCTACTTCCGACATTGATCGGGAGCTAAAAGTACGTAACCTCATCCAGGCTTACCGAAGCCGGGCACATTTACTTTCTAAAACTAACCCGGTACGTCCGCGTAAAGACCGGAATGCTTTATTGGACCTGAAAGATTTTGGCTTATCCGAAGCTGATTTGGATATTGTGTTCCAGGCCGGGGAAGCCATTGGAATTGGTGCATCGTCGCTGCGCGACATTATTGCTGCTTTAAATAAAATTTACACCCAAAGCATTGGGTTTGAATACATGTATATCCGCGATCCGGAAGTTCTAGATTGGTTTCGGGATAAAATAGAGAAAGAATTTTTAAATTTTAATCCACCGCTAGAGTACAAAAAGCGAATTCTTAAAAAATTAAACGAAGCGGTTGTTTTTGAAAACTTCCTGCACACTAAATTTTTAGGTCAGAAGCGTTTTTCGCTGGAAGGCGGCGAAACTACTATTCCGGCTCTGGATGCTATTATCGATAAAGCTTCGGAACTAGGGGTGGAAGAATTCATGATCGGAATGGCGCACCGGGGCCGTTTAAACGTGCTGGCTAATACCCTGGGTAAAACCTACGAGCAAATATTTAGTGAGTTTGAAGGTACGGCCGTGCCGGATTTAACCATGGGTGATGGCGACGTAAAGTACCATATGGGTTACTCCAGTGAGGTTACTACGGCTTCGGGTAAAAAAGTAAATTTAAAACTGGCACCCAACCCGTCGCACTTAGAGGCCGTAAACCCGGTAGTAGAAGGCTTTGTACGCGCGAAAATAGATAGCATGTACAATAATGACTACAAAAAAATTCTGCCAATCCTAATTCATGGCGATGCGGCCTTAGCCGGTCAAGGCATTGTGTACGAGGTCACGCAAATGTCGTTACTGGAAGGTTACAAAACGGGGGGTACCATTCATTTTGTGATTAACAACCAGGTTGGTTTTACCACTGATTTTGAAGATGCCCGTTCGTCTATTTACTCTACGGATGTAGCGAAGATTGTGGATGCCCCGGTATTGCACGTGAACGGCGACGATCCGGAAGCCGTAGTTTACGCCGTACAGGTAGCCACCGAATACCGCCAGCGTTTTCACGCCGATATTTTCGTGGATATGGTTTGTTATCGTCGTCATGGGCACAACGAAAGCGATGAGCCTAAATTTACGCAACCGCAATTATATAATTTGATTTCGAAGCACCCGAACCCGCGGGAACTTTATAATAAAACTTTAATTAACCGGGGCGAAGTAGACGCGCAATTGGCCGAAAACATGGACAAAGAGTTCCGTGATTTACTGCAAGATCGCTTAAACTTAGTGAAACAAAAACCGCTGCCTTACAATTACCAGGTGTTGGAAAAAGAATGGCAAGTTTTACGCCGTTCAAAGCCCGAAGATTTTGAAAAATCGCCGGATACCAGCATTAGCCAGGAAGTAGTAGATAAAGTAGGTAAAGCACTATCAACTATCCCGGAAGGTTTTAAGCCACTAAAGCAAATTGAAAAACTGCTGAAAGAGCGTCAGGACATGTTTTTTAATACGCAAACCCTGAACTGGGCCGCTGCCGAGCTTTTAGCCTACGGATCTTTGTTATTGGAAAATAAAATTGTGCGTTTAGGTGGCCAGGATGTGCAACGCGGCACATTCTCGCACCGGCACGCGGTATTGCACGACGCTGAAACCAATTCAGGTTACAACAGCTTAAATTACATCGATGAGCAGCAGGAGAAAATGCGTATCTACAACTCCTTGCTTTCGGAATACGGGGCTCTAGGTTTTGAATTTGGTTACGCTATGGCTAATCCTAACGCTTTAGCTATCTGGGAAGCGCAATTCGGTGATTTTGCCAACGGCACCCAGGTAATGATCGACCAGTTTATTACGCCATCCGAATCAAAATGGCAACGAATGAACGGGGTTGTTATGTTATTGCCCCACGGATACGAGGGTCAGGGACCGGAACACTCCAATGCCCGTCCGGAGCGATTTTTACAGCTGGCAGCCGAGTACAACATTTTTGTAACCAATATTACTTTACCGGCTAACTTCTTCCACGTGCTGCGCCGTCAATTAGCATTGCCGTTCCGGAAGCCATTAATTAACATGGCACCGAAATCCATGCTGCGCCATCCGTTGGCCGTTTCGCCTATTTCGGATTTTACAACGGGTACTTTTAAAGAAGTTATCGGCGATACGTATGCGGAGGCTAGTGAAGTAAAAAAAGTAATTCTATGTTCAGGTAAATTCTATTACGATTTATATGATGAACAGCAAAAGAATAACCGGCAAGATGTAGCGATTATTCGTCTGGAGCAACTGCATCCTTTTCCGCATCCGCAACTGGAAGCCGAATTAAGTAAATACAACGATCCAAAAGTATACTGGGCGCAAGAAGAACCTTCTAACATGGGTTACTGGGCGTATGTTCTGCGGGCGCTCCGGCTTAAAAATATTTTACAAGACTTTATTGCCCGGAAAGCCAGTGCCTCCCCAGCCACTGGATATTTAAAAATTCATAACAAAGAACAACGCGAGCTCATCGAAAAAGCCTTCGCTATATAA
- a CDS encoding dipeptidyl-peptidase 3 family protein, which yields MKKEYFLILILISSVYWGGCQKNKEAQTANQQTSATSQTEDSAQTAPIYDRLGKYVQVRLTADLNGLSAKEKQMLPLLIEVAKIMDNLFWYEAYGNRDSLLATVKDGATRKFVEVNYGPWDRLENNEPFLPGVKAKPETANFYPPDMTKAEFEKTDLKDKKSQYTFLRRAAQGKLITVPYHVQFKAQIKKAAALLQQAATLAEDAGLKKYLTLRANALLTDQYQPSDLAWMDMKTNTIDFVVGPIEVYEDKLYNYKAAHEAYVLVKDQAWSQRLAKYAAFLPELQKGLPVPGKYKAEIPGTDSDLNAYEVIYYAGDCNAGSKTIAINLPNDEEVQLKKGTRRLQLKNTMQAKFDKIMVPITNTLIAPDQRPLVNFDAFFATTMFHEVAHGLGIKNTINKKGTVRDALKEQGSALEEGKADILGLYMITQLHKKGQIEGDLKNYFTTFLAGIFRSVRFGAASAHGQANMVRFNFFAQNGAFVRDAATGTYRVNFEKMEQAMNKLSEKILVLQGNGDYAGVKQLLSEQGKISPELQNDLNRLAQAEIPVDVVFEQGPQVLGL from the coding sequence ATGAAAAAAGAATATTTTCTGATTTTGATTTTAATAAGTAGTGTTTATTGGGGTGGCTGTCAAAAAAATAAAGAAGCGCAAACGGCCAATCAGCAAACCAGCGCTACCTCGCAGACCGAAGATAGCGCACAAACAGCTCCCATCTACGACCGATTAGGAAAGTACGTGCAAGTAAGGCTTACTGCTGATTTAAATGGATTATCCGCGAAGGAAAAACAAATGTTACCGCTACTAATAGAGGTAGCTAAAATTATGGATAATCTTTTCTGGTACGAAGCCTATGGTAACCGCGATTCTTTACTGGCTACCGTAAAAGACGGTGCTACCCGCAAGTTTGTGGAAGTAAATTACGGACCCTGGGACCGCTTAGAAAATAACGAGCCTTTTTTACCGGGAGTAAAAGCCAAACCCGAAACAGCTAACTTCTATCCGCCGGATATGACGAAGGCAGAGTTTGAAAAGACTGATCTGAAAGATAAAAAAAGCCAGTATACGTTTTTGCGCCGCGCTGCGCAAGGAAAGTTAATAACTGTACCTTACCACGTGCAGTTTAAAGCCCAGATAAAAAAAGCTGCTGCCTTGCTGCAACAAGCCGCCACCTTGGCCGAAGATGCTGGTTTAAAAAAATATCTGACTTTACGAGCCAATGCGCTTTTAACGGACCAATACCAACCCAGCGATTTGGCCTGGATGGATATGAAAACCAATACCATTGATTTTGTGGTTGGCCCCATAGAAGTGTACGAAGATAAACTATACAACTACAAAGCGGCACACGAAGCCTACGTGCTAGTAAAAGATCAAGCCTGGAGCCAACGACTGGCCAAATACGCCGCTTTTTTACCAGAATTACAAAAAGGCTTACCGGTACCAGGTAAATACAAAGCCGAAATCCCGGGAACCGATTCGGATTTAAATGCCTACGAGGTAATATACTACGCTGGTGATTGTAATGCGGGTAGTAAAACCATTGCTATTAATTTGCCCAACGACGAAGAAGTACAGCTTAAAAAAGGAACGCGTCGGCTGCAACTTAAGAACACCATGCAAGCCAAATTTGACAAGATAATGGTGCCAATTACGAATACATTAATAGCCCCAGATCAACGCCCCTTGGTTAACTTCGACGCTTTTTTTGCTACTACTATGTTTCACGAGGTGGCGCATGGCTTAGGAATTAAAAATACAATCAATAAAAAAGGAACCGTACGCGATGCGCTTAAAGAACAAGGGTCCGCGCTGGAAGAAGGCAAAGCTGATATTTTGGGATTGTACATGATTACCCAACTGCACAAAAAAGGGCAAATAGAAGGCGATTTAAAAAATTACTTCACTACTTTCCTGGCTGGTATCTTCCGGTCGGTTAGGTTTGGAGCCGCCAGTGCCCATGGGCAAGCCAATATGGTACGGTTTAACTTCTTTGCGCAAAATGGAGCCTTTGTACGGGATGCGGCTACTGGTACGTACCGGGTAAATTTTGAAAAAATGGAGCAAGCCATGAATAAATTATCCGAAAAAATACTGGTGCTGCAAGGAAACGGCGATTATGCAGGGGTTAAACAACTGCTTAGTGAGCAAGGCAAAATAAGCCCCGAACTACAAAACGATCTAAACCGATTGGCACAAGCAGAAATCCCGGTGGACGTAGTGTTTGAGCAAGGGCCACAAGTTTTAGGGCTTTAA
- a CDS encoding PAS domain-containing protein, which translates to MILNTAATTIDLQLLFNNLPGLYLILDTDLNILAVSEAYLKATLTKRENIINRYIFDIFPDNPAAGEANSVKNLKRSLQRVIQQKKTQTLAVQRYDILQPAEQGGNFEVRYWKVRNFPVKSADHTLRYIIHQVKDITPYYLEKLAHRRNKELIQVVFQTINDVVWDWNLLTDQTTWSEGFNTRFGYPPQETEPTIESWYSRIHPEDLNRIQQSIHGVIQHGLEVWSDTYRFKRKDNSYAYILDRGFVLRDENQQPYRMIGSMIDITNTKKAEQEAKANENRITTIMESFPLMTWTALPNGVVNYYNQRWIEYLGTPLQDLFNKGWQCYIHPEDLETTTRTWQQVLTSGANFEVENRWRASATQEYRWFLVRAVPIRDENNNIILWVGSHTDIEVNKKLQSQLQKQDEKLQRVLTQAPAHFCLMKGPDLIVDLVTPGMVALFGNRYCIGLPAAEAWPEFKEQGFIHILQQVYESGKVYNGVEQKVLYQNNPSGPLKEGYFTFTYQPFYDSNNQIEGVLSVTVEVTDQVKAKKRAEILTEQLRTEKERFQFLAEAVPQFIWTTDAQGYHDYFNQRWIDYTGYDVASSQGTEMWKNLLHPDDRERSRIRWEHSLRTGEFYEIEYRFKSKAEDYRWFLGQASPIRDTSGAIVKWFGTCTDIEEKKRAEQEMLQINQELRKTNEDLDSFVYTASHDLKLPIISMSRIFSELMESAQFHTPDADILVSMFHKSLDQMHTTIRDLADIVEVQKNIDLNWEVTAFADITEEVQLSIQDIIKESEAQIILDFSQVPAIYFSRVNLKSIIYNLLSNAIKYRSPHRKPVVHIKTSLENEFILLTIQDNGLGINLDRHKGKLFQMFKRFHNHVAGSGIGLYIINRIVQNNGGHIEVSSEVDTGTTFQVFLKNQSGS; encoded by the coding sequence ATGATACTAAACACTGCTGCAACCACCATTGATTTACAGTTACTTTTTAATAATCTCCCAGGACTTTACCTTATTCTGGACACAGATTTAAATATACTGGCGGTAAGCGAAGCCTACTTAAAAGCCACTTTAACAAAGCGCGAGAATATTATAAATCGGTATATTTTCGATATTTTTCCAGATAATCCAGCGGCTGGTGAAGCTAATTCTGTTAAAAACTTAAAGCGGTCGCTGCAAAGAGTTATTCAGCAAAAGAAAACGCAAACACTGGCTGTGCAGCGATACGATATTCTCCAGCCAGCGGAGCAGGGAGGTAATTTTGAAGTGCGTTATTGGAAGGTGCGCAATTTCCCGGTAAAAAGTGCTGACCATACACTGCGTTATATTATACATCAGGTAAAAGACATTACGCCCTACTATTTGGAAAAGCTAGCGCACCGCCGAAATAAAGAATTAATACAAGTTGTTTTTCAAACCATTAACGATGTGGTCTGGGATTGGAACCTGCTGACAGATCAAACAACCTGGAGCGAAGGTTTTAACACCCGGTTTGGATACCCGCCGCAGGAAACAGAGCCCACTATTGAATCGTGGTATTCCCGGATTCATCCCGAAGATTTAAATCGCATTCAGCAGAGCATTCATGGGGTAATCCAGCATGGCTTGGAAGTTTGGAGCGATACATACCGTTTTAAAAGAAAAGATAATTCTTATGCCTACATCCTAGACCGGGGTTTTGTGCTGCGCGATGAAAATCAACAACCTTACCGCATGATTGGGTCTATGATTGACATTACCAATACCAAAAAAGCAGAGCAAGAAGCAAAAGCCAACGAAAATCGGATTACTACCATCATGGAAAGCTTTCCGTTAATGACCTGGACTGCTTTGCCAAACGGGGTTGTTAATTATTACAACCAACGCTGGATAGAATACTTAGGAACTCCTTTGCAAGATTTATTTAACAAAGGCTGGCAATGTTACATTCACCCGGAAGATTTAGAAACTACCACCAGAACGTGGCAGCAAGTGCTGACCAGCGGCGCAAATTTTGAAGTAGAAAACCGCTGGCGGGCATCGGCCACGCAGGAATACCGGTGGTTTTTGGTAAGAGCCGTACCCATCCGGGACGAAAACAACAACATCATTTTATGGGTGGGTTCGCATACCGATATTGAGGTTAATAAAAAATTGCAGTCGCAATTGCAAAAACAAGATGAAAAGTTGCAACGGGTACTTACCCAGGCACCGGCGCATTTTTGCTTAATGAAAGGACCTGATTTAATTGTTGACCTGGTAACGCCAGGCATGGTAGCGCTATTTGGGAACAGGTACTGTATTGGCTTACCTGCTGCCGAAGCCTGGCCCGAATTTAAGGAACAAGGTTTTATTCACATATTACAGCAAGTATACGAAAGTGGCAAAGTCTATAATGGCGTAGAGCAAAAAGTTTTGTACCAAAACAACCCATCTGGCCCGTTAAAGGAAGGGTATTTTACTTTTACCTACCAACCTTTTTATGATTCAAATAATCAGATAGAGGGCGTACTTTCCGTAACAGTAGAAGTAACTGACCAGGTAAAAGCCAAAAAGAGAGCCGAAATACTAACCGAACAGTTACGTACCGAAAAAGAACGTTTTCAGTTTCTGGCCGAAGCAGTGCCGCAATTTATCTGGACGACGGATGCCCAGGGTTACCACGATTATTTTAACCAGCGCTGGATAGATTACACGGGCTACGACGTAGCAAGCAGCCAAGGTACCGAAATGTGGAAAAACTTACTGCATCCGGATGATCGCGAGCGTTCCCGGATTAGGTGGGAACATTCGCTGCGAACCGGCGAATTTTACGAAATTGAATACCGCTTTAAAAGTAAAGCTGAAGATTACCGTTGGTTTTTGGGTCAGGCAAGTCCTATACGCGACACTAGCGGGGCCATTGTAAAATGGTTTGGAACCTGCACCGATATCGAAGAGAAAAAACGGGCGGAACAAGAAATGTTGCAGATAAACCAGGAGCTACGCAAAACCAACGAAGACCTGGATAGCTTTGTTTATACCGCATCGCACGATTTAAAACTGCCTATTATCAGCATGTCACGCATCTTTAGCGAATTAATGGAATCTGCGCAGTTTCATACCCCGGATGCTGATATCCTGGTTTCTATGTTTCATAAATCGTTAGATCAAATGCATACCACCATCCGTGATTTAGCCGATATTGTGGAAGTACAGAAGAACATCGATCTAAACTGGGAGGTTACAGCCTTTGCCGATATCACCGAGGAAGTGCAGTTAAGCATTCAGGATATTATTAAAGAATCAGAAGCCCAAATTATACTGGATTTCAGCCAGGTCCCAGCTATTTATTTCTCCCGCGTTAATCTAAAAAGCATTATTTATAATTTATTGAGCAATGCCATTAAATATCGCTCCCCCCACCGAAAACCAGTAGTGCATATTAAAACAAGTTTAGAAAATGAATTTATCTTATTAACGATACAGGATAATGGTTTAGGCATTAACTTAGACCGGCACAAAGGCAAGCTGTTTCAAATGTTTAAGCGCTTCCATAATCATGTAGCCGGATCAGGCATTGGCCTGTATATCATAAACCGGATTGTACAGAACAACGGAGGGCACATTGAAGTATCTAGCGAGGTAGATACGGGCACTACCTTTCAGGTGTTCTTAAAAAATCAATCCGGTTCCTAA
- a CDS encoding response regulator, whose amino-acid sequence MRKIIPLNLIMLVDDDDTTNYLNHRLLSRLNAAHEIKVITDGEQAFEYLAHACDQVSHQTQPCPDLILMDIKMPVMDGFEFLEMYQQANLALKNKIVILMLTSSASFYDLERLKKYDAVKKHYSKSLSEADVKEILEEYFPEHITQQ is encoded by the coding sequence ATGCGAAAAATAATACCCTTAAATTTAATAATGCTGGTAGACGACGACGATACTACCAATTACCTGAACCATCGCCTATTAAGCCGGTTAAATGCCGCCCACGAAATAAAAGTGATTACTGATGGCGAACAGGCCTTTGAATATTTAGCCCACGCTTGTGATCAGGTAAGCCACCAAACGCAACCCTGCCCGGATTTAATATTGATGGATATAAAAATGCCCGTGATGGATGGTTTTGAATTTTTGGAGATGTATCAGCAAGCCAATCTTGCCTTAAAAAACAAAATAGTAATTTTAATGCTTACCTCTTCGGCTAGTTTCTACGATCTGGAACGATTGAAGAAATACGATGCAGTAAAAAAGCATTATTCTAAATCGCTTTCCGAAGCCGATGTAAAAGAAATTTTAGAAGAATATTTTCCGGAGCACATTACGCAGCAGTAA
- a CDS encoding DUF421 domain-containing protein: protein MDIRYYNYLQVAGRAVAVYLFIILAIRLFGKKELTQLSVVDLVFILLISNSVQNAMVGPDTTLAGGLIAAAALFGTNYFLKLTIYRSRIWSKLIQGEPVMLIYKGKLKDENLRKVHLSRTELEVAAREHGLQDLKEVDLAVLEVDGNISILTQDFKSQHKTHRSKLAGHPPKNLASGGL from the coding sequence ATGGATATAAGGTATTATAATTACCTGCAAGTGGCCGGTCGGGCGGTAGCGGTTTACTTATTTATCATTCTGGCTATTCGGTTATTCGGTAAAAAAGAACTAACCCAATTATCAGTAGTGGATCTGGTATTTATTTTATTAATCAGCAACTCCGTGCAGAACGCCATGGTGGGTCCGGATACTACTTTAGCGGGCGGACTAATTGCGGCAGCAGCTTTATTTGGAACTAACTATTTTTTAAAATTAACTATTTATCGTTCGCGCATCTGGAGTAAATTAATACAAGGAGAACCGGTAATGCTTATTTACAAAGGAAAGCTAAAAGATGAAAACCTGCGTAAAGTGCATCTATCCAGAACTGAGTTGGAAGTAGCGGCTCGGGAACACGGTTTACAAGATTTAAAAGAAGTAGATCTGGCAGTTTTAGAAGTTGACGGGAACATCAGTATTCTTACCCAAGATTTTAAGAGCCAGCATAAAACGCATCGTTCTAAATTAGCGGGCCATCCGCCAAAGAACTTAGCCAGTGGTGGTTTGTAA
- a CDS encoding DUF6624 domain-containing protein, giving the protein MVLKKLLPIFFILFLVLETYAQQRINLVLKHELDSIYVLDQKYRYLLSLKNNNTKADSLAAVYPVTNPDLDSHLWSKQEKIASSNLIRVEKIIKQYGYPVKTLVGTPTNEAVYYVLQHSPKINLYFPIVEQAAIKGELSFQRYATMLDRLLMQEEKEQLYGTQVYGFKHINL; this is encoded by the coding sequence ATGGTTTTAAAAAAACTACTGCCAATTTTTTTTATTCTGTTTTTAGTATTAGAGACGTATGCCCAACAAAGAATAAATCTGGTTTTAAAACACGAACTGGATAGCATCTATGTCCTGGACCAGAAATATAGATACCTGCTATCTTTAAAAAACAATAACACAAAAGCGGACTCCTTGGCAGCCGTATACCCTGTTACTAACCCAGATTTAGACTCGCATTTGTGGAGCAAGCAGGAAAAAATAGCTTCTTCCAACCTGATTAGAGTAGAAAAGATAATAAAGCAATACGGTTATCCGGTCAAAACCCTGGTAGGTACTCCTACGAACGAAGCCGTATATTATGTACTCCAACATTCCCCTAAAATAAATCTGTACTTTCCCATCGTCGAACAAGCAGCTATAAAAGGAGAACTCTCTTTTCAGCGGTATGCCACCATGCTAGATCGCTTATTGATGCAGGAAGAGAAAGAACAACTGTATGGGACGCAAGTATATGGTTTTAAGCACATTAATTTATAA
- a CDS encoding rhodanese-like domain-containing protein, translating into MPVLLKSILSAVLFGGLILAAPAFAQKPNTTTNYVNLNVVNFQKELAAQKGVVLDVRTPTEFAQGHLPHAINMNYQDPEFEQAIKNLKPNQPYFIYCAKGGRSAKACDQLKANNLKKVYNLEGGIAAWQQAGQVIVK; encoded by the coding sequence ATGCCGGTACTGTTAAAATCTATATTAAGCGCTGTGTTATTTGGTGGACTAATCCTGGCCGCTCCCGCTTTTGCCCAGAAACCGAATACTACCACGAATTATGTTAATTTAAACGTCGTTAATTTTCAGAAGGAACTAGCTGCTCAAAAAGGTGTGGTGCTGGATGTGCGTACACCTACGGAGTTTGCCCAAGGGCACTTACCCCATGCTATTAATATGAATTACCAGGATCCGGAATTTGAACAAGCTATTAAAAATTTAAAACCAAATCAGCCTTATTTTATTTACTGCGCGAAAGGAGGCCGAAGCGCCAAAGCCTGCGACCAATTAAAAGCAAACAACTTAAAAAAGGTTTATAACCTGGAAGGTGGCATAGCGGCTTGGCAACAAGCCGGTCAGGTGATAGTAAAATAA
- a CDS encoding M28 family metallopeptidase: MRNLIFLAVGTLLLGSCRENNRKPTATAADGSTLVNKTIQTALASFSADDILKQTEVLASDVYEGRAPGTRGEDSTIAYLTRRFKQLGLVPGNPNGSYVQDVPLYGFTSQPTASFTAHNKKISLNFPEDYVAFSHQYKPRVTVANSEMVFVGYGIVAPEYGWDDYKGVDVKGKTIVMLINDPPIPEENDTTKLDKKMFGGRAMTYYGRWTYKYEIASEKGAAAAIIIHETGPAGYPYEVVSGSNSRENVDIQTPDKNAKQVAVKSWITTDKAKELFAASGQDFATLKKMALQKSFKPVALPAKANFDLKIGLREIKSRNVIAKLEGSDENLKNEYVVYSAHWDHLGIDPKLTGDQIYNGALDNATGTAGLLELAEAYKKLPEPSKRTILFLAVTSEEKGLLGSKYYAANPLYPLNKTLANINMDVLNAYGRTKDVIIIGYGNSTLDDILAKAAQTQNRKIVPEATPEKGSFYRSDHFEFAKQGVPALYAESGEEAVDKPQDYFRKKAEAYTANDYHKVSDDIKKDWDFSGAIQDLQLYFMVGYDVAQGDTYPEWKPGTEFKAKREAMLKQ, translated from the coding sequence ATGAGAAACTTAATTTTTTTAGCAGTCGGCACACTGCTATTGGGAAGTTGCCGCGAAAATAACCGAAAACCAACTGCCACTGCTGCGGATGGCAGTACCCTAGTCAATAAAACAATTCAAACAGCACTGGCTAGTTTTTCCGCCGATGACATATTAAAACAAACAGAGGTTTTGGCTTCGGATGTATACGAAGGCCGGGCGCCCGGTACCCGCGGCGAAGATTCCACAATTGCTTACCTGACGCGCCGGTTTAAGCAACTGGGTTTGGTGCCCGGCAACCCCAACGGGAGTTACGTGCAGGATGTTCCGTTGTATGGTTTTACCTCGCAGCCTACCGCTTCTTTTACGGCCCATAACAAAAAGATTAGTCTTAATTTTCCGGAGGACTACGTGGCGTTTTCGCACCAGTACAAACCACGCGTTACGGTTGCTAACTCCGAAATGGTATTTGTAGGCTACGGCATTGTGGCTCCCGAATACGGCTGGGACGATTACAAAGGCGTAGATGTAAAAGGCAAAACCATTGTGATGCTGATTAACGATCCGCCGATTCCGGAAGAGAACGATACCACTAAACTGGACAAGAAAATGTTTGGCGGACGCGCCATGACGTATTACGGCCGCTGGACGTACAAATACGAAATTGCTTCGGAAAAAGGAGCCGCTGCCGCCATCATTATCCACGAAACCGGACCGGCCGGTTACCCTTACGAAGTAGTATCGGGCAGTAACAGCCGCGAAAACGTGGATATTCAAACGCCTGACAAAAATGCCAAACAAGTTGCCGTAAAAAGCTGGATTACCACCGATAAAGCTAAAGAATTGTTTGCTGCCTCGGGTCAGGATTTTGCTACTTTAAAGAAAATGGCTTTGCAAAAAAGTTTCAAACCCGTGGCTTTGCCGGCTAAAGCTAATTTTGATTTAAAAATAGGTTTGCGCGAAATTAAAAGCCGCAACGTTATTGCCAAGCTGGAAGGATCGGATGAAAATTTAAAAAATGAATACGTGGTCTACTCGGCGCACTGGGACCACCTGGGCATAGATCCGAAACTCACCGGTGACCAGATTTACAACGGCGCCTTAGACAATGCCACCGGCACCGCGGGCTTGCTGGAACTGGCCGAAGCGTATAAAAAGTTACCCGAACCTTCTAAACGGACCATCTTGTTTCTGGCGGTAACCTCCGAAGAAAAAGGCTTGCTAGGTTCTAAGTATTATGCTGCCAACCCGTTGTACCCGCTTAATAAAACTCTGGCTAATATAAACATGGATGTGCTGAATGCTTATGGCCGCACCAAAGATGTTATTATCATTGGCTACGGCAATTCTACCCTGGATGATATTCTGGCAAAGGCAGCGCAAACACAGAACCGGAAAATTGTACCGGAGGCTACCCCGGAAAAAGGCTCGTTCTACCGTTCCGACCATTTTGAGTTTGCCAAGCAAGGCGTACCCGCCCTTTATGCCGAATCGGGCGAAGAAGCAGTAGACAAACCGCAGGATTATTTCCGGAAAAAAGCCGAAGCTTATACCGCTAACGATTACCACAAAGTATCGGACGACATTAAAAAAGATTGGGATTTCTCGGGCGCCATTCAGGATTTACAACTGTACTTTATGGTAGGCTACGACGTAGCTCAAGGCGATACTTACCCCGAATGGAAACCCGGCACGGAGTTTAAAGCCAAACGGGAAGCCATGCTAAAGCAATAA